In Phycisphaerae bacterium, one genomic interval encodes:
- the mfd gene encoding transcription-repair coupling factor — translation MDVFQTIRTDRRLAELTRLLARGPGAVAAESLWGSAAPILAALAAERLKRPLLLVTAHADEADDLRDDIETAVGTPPELLPQLDTLPQETAGADELAGERLRLCVALMTPHGADATPPRIVAPIMALMQPVPSADAITAQSFRVDAGDTLDPDVLARWLPEHGFQRCEAVEVPGDFARRGGIMDVFSNAHTDPVRIEFFGDDVASIRLFDIGTQRSSHTLGSVQIPALAFHTAGQQGGKQTTSFLALLPTDTIIAFSEPSEIQELGRTYWQRLGERAGIITADAIFRRANDFTQLHLHRFTGVAADAVCFDVTSLPQFEPKAADALRALSELAQTTDVVVLCDNPPEEQRFRELLAQQDPPPARVQTTVGVIHRGFQWGTTAYLPHHELFHRYRQRRTLRRVQPARPIDSFFDLDTGDHVVHALHGIGRFLGLKTLQRGERTDEYLAVEFADKAVVHVPISQIHVIQKYIGSFRGRPKLSKVGGSGWKRTKERVAEAVTDLAAELIAVQARRESEAGVAYPRDTDWQREFEGAFIYEETEDQLRALEEIKADMLRPRPMDRLLCGDVGYGKTELAIRAAFKAVEYGKQVAVLVPTTVLAEQHHQTFIERLADYPFRVDVLSRFRTKKEQAQIVDRARQGQIDILIGTHRLLSADVHFADLGLVIIDEEQRFGVDAKERLKRLRATVEVLTLTATPIPRTLHLSMLGIRDISSLATAPVDRRSIVTQVRMWDDRLIREAILRELNRDGQVYFVHNFVRDIHAVANRLRTLVPEARFVVGHGQMSGHELEDVMLKFLHHEADVLVSTNIIESGLDIPTANTIFIDRAERFGLADLHQLRGRVGRAKNRAYAYLLLSPKHPVTDVAARRLKAIEHYSELGAGFQIAMRDLEIRGAGNILGAEQSGHIEAVGYEMYCQLLEQAVRRMRNEPAEPYRPVNLDLGISATIPRGYIRADRQRMEVYKRLTGCRTMPEIDVLRGDLRDAFGPLPDTVETLLALAEIRVLAQPWGIRSLVLDGPDVIFAVTDFQQVQPLFADGPGSPRVPDPQTIHWRLPKRFLEPPTLLAVLRKQLARPAAPALSAAPAEG, via the coding sequence GTGGATGTGTTTCAGACCATCCGCACGGATCGGCGACTGGCAGAGCTGACCCGGCTGCTGGCACGCGGCCCAGGGGCCGTTGCGGCCGAGAGCTTGTGGGGATCCGCTGCGCCCATTCTGGCCGCCCTCGCGGCCGAGCGCCTCAAGCGCCCGCTGCTCCTCGTCACCGCCCACGCCGACGAGGCCGACGATCTTCGCGACGACATCGAGACCGCCGTCGGCACGCCGCCCGAGCTGCTCCCACAACTGGACACGCTGCCGCAGGAAACGGCGGGTGCGGATGAGTTGGCCGGCGAGCGGCTGCGCCTGTGCGTCGCACTCATGACGCCGCACGGCGCGGACGCCACGCCGCCGCGCATCGTCGCCCCCATCATGGCCCTGATGCAGCCCGTGCCATCAGCCGACGCCATCACCGCCCAGTCGTTCCGCGTGGATGCCGGCGACACGCTCGACCCGGACGTGCTCGCCCGCTGGCTCCCGGAGCACGGCTTCCAGCGCTGTGAGGCGGTCGAGGTGCCCGGCGACTTCGCCCGCCGCGGCGGGATCATGGACGTATTCTCGAACGCCCACACCGATCCCGTGCGCATCGAGTTCTTCGGCGACGACGTGGCTTCGATCCGGCTGTTCGACATCGGCACACAGCGCTCGTCGCATACGCTCGGCAGCGTGCAGATTCCCGCGCTGGCGTTCCACACCGCCGGGCAGCAGGGCGGCAAGCAGACCACCAGTTTCCTCGCGCTGTTGCCAACGGACACGATCATCGCCTTCAGCGAACCGAGCGAGATCCAGGAGCTGGGCCGCACCTACTGGCAGCGGCTCGGCGAGCGGGCCGGCATCATCACGGCGGATGCCATCTTCCGGCGTGCGAACGACTTCACGCAGTTGCACCTGCACCGGTTTACCGGCGTCGCGGCGGACGCCGTGTGCTTTGACGTGACGAGCCTGCCGCAGTTCGAGCCGAAAGCGGCCGATGCGCTGCGCGCGCTGTCCGAGCTGGCACAGACCACGGACGTCGTGGTGCTCTGCGACAATCCGCCGGAGGAGCAGCGCTTCCGCGAGTTGCTCGCGCAGCAGGATCCGCCGCCGGCACGCGTGCAGACCACCGTCGGGGTGATTCACCGCGGGTTCCAGTGGGGCACGACCGCGTACCTGCCGCACCACGAGCTGTTCCACCGCTACCGGCAGCGGCGCACGCTCCGACGTGTGCAGCCGGCCCGCCCGATCGACAGCTTCTTCGATCTGGACACGGGCGATCATGTCGTTCACGCACTGCACGGGATCGGGCGGTTCCTGGGGCTGAAGACGCTCCAACGCGGCGAGCGCACCGACGAGTACCTGGCGGTCGAGTTCGCGGACAAGGCCGTCGTGCACGTGCCGATCAGCCAGATCCACGTGATCCAGAAGTACATCGGGAGCTTTCGTGGCCGGCCGAAGCTCAGCAAGGTCGGCGGCAGCGGCTGGAAGCGGACGAAAGAGCGCGTCGCTGAGGCGGTCACCGACTTGGCCGCCGAGCTGATTGCCGTGCAGGCCCGGCGCGAGTCCGAGGCCGGCGTGGCGTACCCGCGCGACACGGACTGGCAGCGCGAATTCGAGGGCGCGTTCATCTACGAGGAGACCGAGGACCAGCTGCGGGCCCTCGAAGAGATCAAGGCCGACATGCTGCGCCCGCGGCCGATGGACCGGCTGCTGTGCGGCGACGTGGGCTACGGCAAGACGGAGCTGGCGATCCGCGCCGCGTTCAAAGCCGTCGAGTACGGCAAGCAGGTCGCGGTGCTGGTGCCGACGACCGTGCTGGCCGAGCAGCACCATCAAACCTTCATCGAGCGACTGGCCGATTACCCGTTCCGCGTCGATGTCCTCTCGCGCTTTCGCACGAAGAAGGAACAAGCCCAGATCGTGGACCGCGCGCGGCAGGGCCAGATCGACATCCTGATCGGCACGCACCGGCTGCTCTCGGCCGACGTGCACTTCGCCGATCTCGGGCTGGTCATCATCGACGAGGAGCAGCGCTTCGGCGTGGACGCGAAGGAGCGGCTCAAGCGGCTGCGCGCCACGGTCGAAGTGCTGACGCTGACAGCGACGCCCATTCCGCGCACGCTGCACCTGTCGATGCTCGGCATCCGCGACATCTCGTCACTGGCGACGGCGCCCGTCGATCGGCGTTCGATCGTCACGCAGGTGCGCATGTGGGACGACCGACTGATCCGCGAGGCGATCCTGCGCGAGCTGAACCGCGACGGCCAGGTGTACTTCGTGCACAACTTCGTGCGCGACATTCACGCCGTCGCCAACCGCCTGCGGACGCTCGTGCCCGAAGCCCGGTTCGTCGTCGGCCACGGCCAGATGTCCGGGCACGAGCTGGAGGACGTGATGCTCAAGTTCCTCCACCACGAGGCCGACGTGCTGGTCTCGACCAACATCATCGAGTCCGGGCTCGACATCCCCACGGCGAACACGATCTTCATCGATCGCGCCGAGCGTTTCGGGCTGGCCGACCTGCACCAGCTCCGCGGGCGCGTCGGCCGCGCGAAGAACCGCGCGTACGCCTACCTGCTCCTCTCGCCGAAGCACCCCGTGACCGACGTCGCCGCCCGGCGCTTGAAGGCGATCGAGCACTACAGCGAGCTGGGCGCCGGTTTCCAGATCGCGATGCGCGACCTCGAAATCCGCGGCGCCGGCAACATCCTCGGTGCCGAGCAGTCTGGCCACATCGAGGCCGTCGGCTACGAGATGTATTGTCAACTGCTCGAACAGGCCGTGCGGCGCATGCGCAACGAGCCCGCGGAGCCGTACCGGCCGGTGAACCTGGACCTCGGCATCTCGGCAACGATCCCGCGCGGCTACATCCGCGCCGACCGCCAGCGGATGGAAGTCTACAAGCGGCTGACCGGCTGCCGCACGATGCCGGAGATCGATGTGCTGCGCGGCGACTTGCGCGATGCGTTCGGCCCGTTGCCGGACACCGTAGAGACGTTGCTCGCGCTCGCGGAGATTCGCGTACTCGCCCAGCCGTGGGGCATCCGCTCGCTCGTGCTGGACGGGCCGGACGTGATCTTCGCCGTGACGGATTTCCAGCAGGTCCAGCCACTGTTCGCCGACGGCCCGGGCTCGCCGCGCGTGCCGGACCCACAGACGATCCACTGGCGCCTGCCGAAGCGCTTCCTGGAGCCGCCGACACTGCTCGCCGTGCTGCGCAAGCAGCTGGCGCGGCCCGCCGCGCCCGCGCTGTCCGCCGCCCCGGCCGAAGGTTGA